From Thunnus albacares chromosome 22, fThuAlb1.1, whole genome shotgun sequence, the proteins below share one genomic window:
- the dennd4c gene encoding DENN domain-containing protein 4C isoform X3 — translation MIEDKGHRVTDYFVVAGLTDKSTPLEQDLSEAKSSGPKAPITDLAVINKSAGETAPEGFTCIENTYSGQPANLNHGSLKSPELFLCYKRARGKAPLIDIGVLYEGKERLIQGCEVIQATPYGRCANVNNSSATSQRIFITFRRAPPVQPQNSLAVTDICVIVTSKGETPPHTFCKVDKNLNCGMWGSSVFLCYKKSVSASNSISYKAGLIFRYPEEDYESFPLSESVPLFCLPMGAKIECWAPNTRDPLPIFSTFVLTISSGEKVYGSAIQFYEPHPVDMLSEKQKIQLGLLTTVEKKMIPNRPVNTNKCICLLSRWPFFESFRKFLMFLYKLSVSGPHPLPIEKHISHFMHNVSFPSPQRPRILVQLSAHDTLILSQPVCTPLPLSGADYSTLLMNLGSENCATVLHFVLLESKILLHSLRPAVLTGVAEAVVAMIFPFQWQCPYIPLCPLSLAGVLNAPCPFIVGVDSRYFDLYDPPPDVVCVDLDTNTIYLSDEKRHSNWKNLPKKPCKSLINSLSNLHHQLATVSVRQTPQEGSAVDMTPIEADFTWHKKKTALEMEIQEAFLRFMASILKGYRSYLKPITQAPSEKATAADSLYDLQGFLKSRDRAHQKFYSQLTKTQIFIRFIEECTFVSDKDTGLAFFDDCVEKLFPSDKITDKGTKVEGESSEDTRLLELDESQKSEHTVFVMPPEPSAEDLSEPRHTYKRFPQLQMELFDRPRELRPAISSRAAGASLSSSPALLAKRTKQEIKLAYKMAKRFYSNPPLWARCLFSHCYSLWFICLPAGVRLAKSKSRAMQQAYNVLLKMRTTEVEVLDEVCYRVVMQLCGLWGLPVMAVRVLVEMKKAGVHPNAITYGYYNKAVLESPWPSRNRSGLFMWTKLRNVLRGVTQFKYAVDRTSSKKEPAISTTAASIGGSSVTDADRLSHGSADSSNEVNGRQSDQGYGSKDELRQELPEPSHAVVLSTEDRKNVKAQNNGGDISSSVDSAVAVAEPPSPVDVPSSVPSIVKLSTGSFDSGRETGTGKLFRRQSNNDSVSLPDDDAPVASADGANQSQQQRQKAFAERSCSFTAETRAGMLLEKGVDHMASQMGADARILTAALSAGHSPPPNSVSKALFKDLEEEPENDQGLTLGKLTEEAPEEGKGLDKGVEGNEVKIEKRERKHTETQEDESGARGVALERADVEAGADPLSLLVSENEESASVTSQEAPRSMPAVVSRNLAEEIEMYMSLRTPLGAKSSSMELQQAQGDSTDAPQPKQSIERRSSLPVPPVKTPTGSPGDTPKRSPHTVTRSKTFAAKTKTPGKTTASPGPRSSSLTALVKSSQGGSLGSVINSISGIKMDTLLSGPKIDVLKSSMKQAANVASKVWGAVASAYSYSDDEDEQGQGGGGFPAHLDEHMLAAHDIDESPERGAIPGLVANGLNQSCTSLGSSSGSSDTGRGTHHTHPTPGRAGRGPDSEQGSSHHASSSSIYQNIALEVLMSSCSQCRSCEALVYDEEIMAGWTADDSNLNTNCPFCRTAFLPLLHVEFHDLRTMTGFYMNPSASGDSIHSTSAQPTVSSSADIKTPDLISFPEEETRETPDNCAGTHKSLIPEPVQSDPLGLLEHQAAGKQQRCSGTSLTRSNSVGGPLQSLDSSQRPGHGVSTTSLPCSLQEVSDGMGTKRPNPKPVSVPYLSPLVLRKELETLMENEGDQVIYTHKFLSQHPIIFWNLVWYFRRLDLPTHLPGLILTSGHCNNGVQLPLTSLSQDSKQVYVQLLWDNINLHKEPEEPLYLLWRTFMEKKGTLAPTDHQEIRTLLNTIVRNIQTNDVYGPINLLIREIKRRPEGVKRQRSIYREILFLSLVALGRENIDVEAFDREYRVAYDELSTEQLKSLHRIDRPPSPSIQWCLKCFGPPVI, via the exons ATGATCGAAGACAAGGGTCACCGCGTGACCGACTACTTTGTGGTGGCCGGGCTGACAGACAAGTCCACGCCCTTGGAGCAGGACCTTTCGGAGGCCAAGTCCAGCGGGCCCAAAGCACCCATCACTGACCTGGCCGTTATTAACAAGTCTGCCGGCGAAACAGCGCCCGAGGGCTTCACCTGCATCGAGAACACCTACAGCGGTCAGCCAGCCAACCTTAATCATGGCAGTCTGAAGAGCCCCGAGCTCTTCCTCTGCTACAAAAGAGCTCGAGGGAAGGCTCCTCTCATTGACATCGG TGTGCTGTACGAGGGCAAGGAGCGTCTGATCCAGGGCTGTGAGGTCATCCAGGCCACACCGTACGGCCGCTGCGCAAATGtcaacaacagctctgccacCTCGCAGCGCATCTTCATCACCTTCCGCCGCGCGCCACCCGTCCAGCCTCAGAATTCCCTGGCGGTGACGGACATTTGTGTCATTGTCACCAGCAAGGGCGAGACACCACCACATACCTTTTGCAAGGTGGACAAGAACCTCAACTGCGGCATG TGGGGCTCCAGCGTGTTTCTGTGTTATAAGAAGTCAGTATCTGCGTCCAATTCTATCAGTTACAAAGCTG GTCTCATCTTTCGTTACCCAGAGGAGGACTATGAGTCTTTTCCTCTGTCGGAGTCTGTGCCTCTGTTTTGTTTGCCCATGGGTGCCAAGATCGAATGCTGGGCACCAAACACACGTGACCCTCTGCCTATCTTCTCCACGTTTGTCTTAACCATCTCTTCTGGTGAAAAG GTGTATGGATCAGCCATCCAGTTCTACGAACCCCATCCAGTGGATATGCTGAGTGAGAAGCAGAAGATCCAGCTGGGCCTGCTGACCACGGTGGAGAAGAAGATGATCCCAAACCGGCCCGTAAACACCAATAAATGCATCTGCCTGCTCTCCCGCTGGCCCTTCTTCGAGTCCTTCCGCAAGTTCTTAATGTTCCTCTACAAACTGTCCGTCTCAGGCCCGCACCCACTGCCTATCGAAAA GCACATCTCGCACTTCATGCACAATGTGTCATTTCCTTCCCCTCAAAGGCCGAGAATCTTGGTCCAG ctctcTGCACATGACACATTGATCCTCTCCCAACCTGTGTGTACACCTTTACCCCTCAG TGGGGCAGACTACAGCACACTGCTGATGAATCTGGGCTCGGAGAACTGCGCCACAGTGCTGCACTTTGTCCTACTGGAGAGCAAGATCCTGCTGCACTCGCTCCGGCCCGCTGTGCTCACTGGAGTTGCCGAGGCTGTGGTGGCT ATGATCTTCCCCTTCCAGTGGCAGTGTCCCTACATCCCCCTGTGCCCGCTCTCTCTAGCAGGCGTCCTCAACGCTCCATGTCCATTTATAGTTGGTGTGGACTCACGCTACTTCGACCTTTACGACCCCCCGccagatgttgtgtgtgtggaccTGGACACCAACACTATCTACCT GTCTGATGAGAAGAGACACAGCAACTGGAAGAACCTCCCAAAGAAACCCTGCAAGAGCCTCATTAACTCACTAAGCAACTTGCACCACCAGCTGGCGACAG tttCAGTGCGTCAAACACCACAGGAAGGCTCAGCAGTGGACATGACCCCCATCGAGGCAGACTTCACGTGGCACAAGAAGAAGACAGCCCTGGAGATGGAAATCCAGGAAGCGTTCCTCCGCTTCATGGCGTCCATCCTGAAGGGCTACCGCTCCTACCTCAAACCCATCACCCAGGCACCATCCGAGAAGGCCACAGCTGCAGACTCCCTATATGACCTGCAAG GGTTTCTTAAAAGCAGAGACCGCGCACACCAGAAGTTCTACTCCCAGCTCACCAAGACCCAGATATTCATCCGCTTCATCGAGGAGTGCACCTTTGTTAGTGACAAGGACACGGGTTTGGCCTTTTTTGACGACTGCGTCGAGAAG CTTTTTCCCTCTGATAAAATCACCGACAAGGGCACCAAG GTTGAAGGAGAGTCATCCGAGGACACGAGACTGTTGGAGCTGGACGAGTCCCAGAAGAGTGAGCACACCGTCTTTGTCATGCCCCCTGAACCTTCAGCTGAAGACTTATCTGAACCCAGACACAC CTATAAACGTTTCCCCCAGCTGCAGATGGAGCTATTTGACCGTCCCAGGGAGTTACGGCCAGCaatcagcagcagagcagcgGGGGCCAGTCTGTCCAGCAGCCCTGCACTACTGGCTAAGAGGACGAAGCAG GAAATCAAGCTAGCATACAAGATGGCCAAGCGTTTCTACTCAAACCCTCCGCTGTGGGCCCGTTGCCTGTTCAGTCACTGCTACAGCCTGTGGTTCATCTGCCTGCCAGCAGGTGTACGACTGGCCAAGTCTAAAAGCCGAGCCATGCAACAGGCATACAACGTCCTCTTAAAGATGAGGACCACTGAGGTGGAGGTGCTGGATGAG GTGTGTTACAGAGTGGTGATGCAGCTCTGTGGTCTTTGGGGTCTTCCTGTAATGGCTGTGCGAGTCCTGGTTGAGATGAAGAAAGCTGGAGTTCATCCCAACGCCATCACATATGGATACTACAACAAG GCTGTCTTAGAGAGCCCGTGGCCGAGCCGAAACCGCAGTGGCCTCTTTATGTGGACCAAGCTTCGTAATGTGCTGCGTGGAGTGACCCAGTTCAAGTATGCTGTAGACCGTACATCGTCCAAGAAGGAACCAGCAATTTCTACCACAG CTGCATCTATAGGTGGATCATCAGTCACTGATGCTGACCGTTTGAGTCATGGAAGTGCAGACAGCTCAAATGAAGTCAACG GCAGACAGTCTGATCAGGGCTATGGCTCCAAGGATGAGTTACGTCAGGAGCTGCCAGAGCCTTCGCACGCAGTTGTCCTTTCcactgaagacagaaaaaatgtcaaagcaCAAAATAATG GAGGTGACATTTCCAGCTCAGTGGACAGTGCGGTAGCAGTGGCAGAGCCCCCAAGTCCTGTTGATGTGCCCTCGTCTGTTCCTAGTATTGTGAAGCTGTCCACAGGAAGCTTTGATTCTGGCAGGGAAACgg GTACAGGAAAGCTGTTCAGGAGGCAAAGCAATAACGATAGTGTGTCTCTACCTGACGATGATGCCCCAGTGGCTTCTGCGGATGGAGCTAACCAGTCTCAACAGCAGCGGCAGAAAGCCTTTGCTGAACGCAGCTGTAGCTTCACCGCTGAAACCCGTGCTGGAATGCTCTTGGAGAAAGGCGTGGACCACATGGCCAGCCAGATGGGTGCCGATGCCCGTATCCTGACTGCAGCACTCTCTGCTGGTCATAGTCCACCACCTAACAGTGTGTCCAAAGCACTTTTTAAAGACCTGGAGGAAGAGCCTGAAAATGATCAGGGCCTCACCCTGGGGAAGCTAACAGAGGAAGCACCAGAAGAAGGAAAGGGACTTGATAAAGGGGTGGAGGGGAATGAGGTAAAAATAGAGAAACGAGAGAGGAAGCACACTGAAACACAGGAGGACGAGTCTGGAGCGCGGGGAGTGGCCCTAGAGAGGGCGGACGTGGAGGCGGGTGCTGACCCACTTTCCCTCCTGGTTTCGGAGAACGAAGAGTCTGCTTCTGTTACCAGCCAGGAGGCGCCACGCTCCATGCCTGCTGTGGTGTCCCGCAACCTGGCTGAGGAAATTGAAATGTATATGAGCCTTCGAACCCCCCTGGGTGCTAAGTCCTCCAGCATGGAGCTCCAGCAGGCTCAGGGAGACTCCACTGACGCCCCACAGCCCAAACAGTCCATTGAGCGGAGGTCCAGCCTCCCTGTGCCTCCTGTTAAAACTCCAACTGGCTCCCCAGGAGACACACCCAAACGCAGCCCCCACACCGTCACTCGCTCCAAGACGTTTGCTGCAAAGACAAAGACACCAGGCAAGACGACGGCTAGCCCGGGTCCTAGATCATCCTCACTGACAGCGCTGGTCAAGTCCTCCCAAGGAGGGTCATTGGGCTCAGTCATTAACTCCATTTCAGGCATCAAGATGGACACCCTGTTGTCGGGGCCTAAAATCGATGTGCTTAAGTCGAGCATGAAGCAGGCAGCAAATGTAGCCAGCAAAGTGTGGGGGGCAGTGGCTTCAGCGTACTCCTACTCAGATGATGAG GATGAACAAGGTCAGGGTGGCGGTGGCTTTCCAGCCCATCTGGACGAACACATGCTGGCAGCGCATGACATAGACGAGAGTCCCGAGAGAGGGGCCATCCCAGGGTTGGTGGCCAACGGTCTGAACCAGAGCTGCACCAGCCTgggcagcagcagtggcagcagcgaCACAGGCCGTGGGACACACCACACAC ATCCAACTCCAGGGCGAGCAGGCAGGGGTCCTGACTCTGAGCAAGGCTCCTCACATCACGCTTCCTCCTCAAGCATCTACCAGAACATTGCACTGGAG GTGCTGATGTCCAGTTGTTCTCAGTGCCGCTCCTGTGAAGCGCTGGTGTATGATGAGGAGATCATGGCAGGTTGGACAGCCGACGACTCCAATCTCAACACCAACTGTCCTTTCTGTCGTACAGCCTTCCTTCCCTTGTTGCACGTCGAGTTTCATGACTTGCGTACGATGACCGG GTTCTATATGAATCCCAGTGCCTCAGGAGACAGTATTCACAGCACCAGTGCCCAGCCCACAGTTAGCAGTTCAGCTGACATTAAGACGCCAGACCTTATCTCTTTCCCTGAAGAGGAAACAAGGGAGACTCCAGATAATTGTGCTGGAACACATAAGAG TCTGATTCCAGAGCCAGTACAGTCGGACCCACTGGGTTTACTGGAGCACCAGGCTGCAGGGAAGCAACAGAGATGCAGTGGGACGTCACTGACACGCAGCAACAGTGTCGGTGGCCCGCTGCAGAGCCTTGACTCCTCCCAGAGACCTGGTCATGGTGTCTCCACTACCAGCCTGCCCTGCAGCCTGCAGGAGGTGTCG GATGGAATGGGGACCAAACGTCCAAACCCCAAGCCTGTGTCCGTACCATACCTAAGCCCCTTGGTGCTGCGCAAGGAGCTGGAGACCCTAATGGAGAATGAGGGAGATCAG GTGATCTACACCCACAAGTTCCTCAGCCAGCACCCCATCATCTTCTGGAACCTGGTGTGGTATTTCCGCCGCCTTGACCTGCCGACTCACCTACCTGGGCTCATCCTCACCTCTGGACACTGCAACAACGGAGTACAG TTGCCCCTGACATCACTGTCCCAGGACAGTAAGCAGGTATATGTCCAGCTCCTGTGGGACAACATCAACCTGCACAAGGAACCAGAAGAACCCCTCTACCTACTCTGGAGGACCTTTA TGGAAAAGAAGGGGACATTGGCTCCAACAGACCACCAGGAGATTCGTACGCTCCTCAACACAATCGTTCGCAACATCCAGACCAACGATGTCTACGGGCCAATCAACCTGCTGATCCGAGAGATCAAACGGCGTCCGGAGGGGGTCAAACGACAGAG gagtaTTTATAGAGAAATATTGTTTCTCTCACTGGTGGCCTTGGGACGGGAGAACATTGACGTAG AGGCATTCGACAGGGAGTATCGCGTGGCCTATGATGAACTTAGCACAGAACAGCTCAAGTCTCTGCACCGCATCGATCGCCCGCCCAGCCCCAGCATCCAGTGGTGCCTTAAATGCTTTGGACCCCCAGTCATCTGA